The Micromonospora sp. NBC_01740 genome includes a window with the following:
- a CDS encoding sensor histidine kinase: MTSGPRAWLRQHPLAADVLLAGGLVVAEVVLTALTPREYWPGRLLAALGWSVVCAAPVAWRRVAPWAAVALAVATLAVPLLLGPAPTTQGMTFMVLTYTAAAAGPPRTAVVAALVLWIPVATTSALAPPPDELLANVSPAYLVLNNLLVGAVAYSVGRAVHARRASTEALRERARAAEENQRSLAERAVADERRRIARELHDVVAHHVSVMGVLATGARRVLPKDPDAADGAIATIEETSRATLREMRRLLDVLRTDAEPAAELAPQPGLAGIEALVEQVRDAGLPVTLRVEGTPATLEEGVALTLYRITQEALTNALKHAGAATAQVLLSFDGDTVDVEIADTGRGPGPDGDRIGHGLVGMRERVALYGGVLRTGARPGGGFRVSARIPVEPRGAAA; the protein is encoded by the coding sequence ATGACTTCGGGCCCCCGGGCATGGCTGCGCCAGCACCCCCTCGCCGCGGACGTGCTCCTCGCCGGCGGGCTCGTCGTGGCGGAGGTGGTGCTCACCGCGTTGACCCCCCGCGAGTACTGGCCGGGGCGCCTGCTGGCGGCGCTGGGCTGGAGCGTGGTCTGCGCCGCCCCGGTGGCGTGGCGGCGGGTGGCGCCGTGGGCGGCGGTCGCGCTGGCGGTGGCGACGCTGGCGGTGCCCCTGCTGCTCGGCCCCGCGCCGACCACGCAGGGCATGACCTTCATGGTGCTCACCTACACGGCGGCCGCCGCCGGGCCACCGCGTACGGCGGTCGTGGCGGCGCTGGTGCTGTGGATACCGGTCGCCACCACCAGCGCCCTCGCGCCGCCGCCCGACGAGCTGCTGGCGAACGTCAGTCCCGCCTACCTGGTGCTGAACAACCTGCTGGTGGGGGCGGTGGCGTACTCGGTGGGACGCGCGGTGCACGCCCGTCGGGCCTCCACGGAGGCGCTGCGGGAGCGGGCCCGGGCGGCCGAGGAGAACCAGCGTTCGCTGGCCGAGCGGGCGGTCGCCGACGAACGCCGCCGCATCGCCCGCGAGCTGCACGACGTGGTCGCGCACCACGTCAGCGTGATGGGGGTGCTGGCCACGGGGGCCCGTCGCGTGCTGCCGAAGGACCCGGACGCGGCCGACGGGGCGATCGCCACCATCGAGGAGACCAGCCGGGCGACGCTGCGGGAGATGCGCCGGCTGCTCGACGTGCTGCGTACCGACGCCGAGCCGGCCGCCGAGCTGGCTCCGCAGCCGGGGCTCGCCGGCATCGAGGCGCTGGTGGAGCAGGTGCGCGACGCCGGCCTGCCGGTGACCCTGCGGGTCGAGGGCACCCCGGCGACGCTGGAGGAGGGGGTGGCGTTGACCCTCTACCGGATCACCCAGGAGGCGCTGACCAACGCGCTCAAGCACGCCGGCGCGGCCACCGCCCAGGTGCTGCTGAGCTTCGACGGGGACACGGTCGACGTGGAGATCGCCGACACCGGGCGCGGCCCCGGGCCCGACGGCGACCGGATCGGGCACGGCCTCGTCGGGATGCGGGAGCGGGTCGCCCTCTACGGTGGTGTCCTGCGTACCGGGGCGCGGCCGGGCGGGGG
- a CDS encoding RecB family exonuclease, producing the protein MTAEPVTTQHSPTSADVPATVRASLSPSRAADFKTCPLLYRFRSIDRLPERPTVEQARGTLVHAVLERLFDLPAAGRTPTAAGDLVAPQWDRLVTEQPELAALFADGDPAATEFLRSAAGLLEGYFAVEDPRRLEPAERESLISAVVDEELLIRGYVDRLDVAPDGALRVVDYKTGGAPREAFEARALFQLKFYALVLWRTRGVVPRVLRLLYLKDSEVCDYAPDADELLRFERTVVALWRAIEQATAQQDFRPRPSRLCDWCSHQALCPTFGGTPPPFPTQAAPDPLRDARSRPTPPGADE; encoded by the coding sequence ATGACGGCGGAACCGGTGACCACGCAGCATTCCCCGACCTCGGCCGATGTCCCGGCGACGGTGCGGGCCTCGCTGTCGCCGTCGCGGGCGGCGGATTTCAAGACCTGCCCGCTGCTCTACCGGTTCCGCAGCATCGACCGGCTGCCCGAGCGGCCGACCGTCGAGCAGGCCCGGGGCACGCTCGTGCACGCGGTGCTGGAGCGGCTGTTCGACCTGCCGGCCGCCGGGCGCACCCCGACGGCCGCCGGCGACCTGGTGGCCCCGCAGTGGGACCGGCTCGTCACCGAGCAGCCCGAGCTGGCGGCGCTGTTCGCCGACGGCGACCCGGCGGCGACCGAGTTCCTCCGCTCCGCCGCCGGGCTGCTGGAGGGCTACTTCGCGGTGGAGGACCCGCGCCGGCTGGAGCCGGCCGAGCGGGAGAGCCTGATCTCGGCGGTGGTCGACGAGGAGCTGCTGATCCGGGGCTACGTCGACCGGCTCGACGTGGCGCCCGACGGGGCGCTGCGGGTGGTCGACTACAAGACCGGCGGCGCGCCGCGCGAGGCGTTCGAGGCCCGGGCGTTGTTCCAGCTCAAGTTCTACGCGCTGGTGCTCTGGCGCACCCGGGGCGTGGTCCCCCGGGTGCTGCGGCTGCTCTACCTCAAGGACTCGGAGGTCTGCGACTACGCCCCGGACGCCGACGAGTTGCTGCGCTTCGAGCGCACCGTGGTGGCGTTGTGGCGGGCGATCGAGCAGGCGACCGCCCAGCAGGATTTCCGTCCCCGCCCGAGCCGGCTCTGCGACTGGTGCAGCCACCAGGCGCTCTGCCCGACCTTCGGGGGCACCCCGCCGCCGTTCCCGACGCAGGCGGCGCCGGATCCGCTGCGCGACGCCCGGTCCCGCCCGACGCCTCCCGGCGCCGACGAGTGA